The proteins below come from a single Mya arenaria isolate MELC-2E11 chromosome 6, ASM2691426v1 genomic window:
- the LOC128239090 gene encoding uncharacterized protein LOC128239090, translated as MAYSVPLVGTLPLVYPSMQPTCAYQSHLPFQPPNPYQMGSFPTMMPPWMYPYPMNPYMMHPQMQQGLGMNGMCPGYMGYQPGYQCVPNAGFMNGVRNNEPNNLSSVHEEIPQSKVQNPISGTLRDSGESIGVINYEPNNLSSVHGERLQSKIKNPISGMLRGSGESTCISDAQGRLDDLDRGPHFDNLGSSGDRESNSRPTNGNVRERRSQFNDLGSSGAVESDSRSTYGNVRGRRSQIDDLVSSGARGSDSQITKGNIWERGSQCDELGRLGAGESKFRLSERNGLDTKSTGDKLSHQFRYKEITQDQTCDERAIRERPATVAQVMDKLTCLCRGSKPIKKVSAEKSVAAVAQMSQSKMLELSNISRHIGLDYWNWERVKSKDDRFRVFGREPKKVMERNRTDNSN; from the coding sequence ATGGCATATTCAGTTCCTCTTGTTGGTACATTACCACTAGTGTATCCATCAATGCAACCAACATGTGCGTACCAATCCCATCTACCATTTCAACCACCCAATCCATATCAAATGGGTTCATTTCCGACTATGATGCCGCCTTGGATGTATCCATATCCCATGAATCCATACATGATGCACCCACAAATGCAACAAGGCCTGGGAATGAATGGCATGTGCCCAGGTTACATGGGTTATCAGCCAGGGTACCAATGTGTACCAAATGCTGGTTTCATGAATGGGGTTAGGAATAATGAACCTAATAACTTGAGCAGTGTACATGAGGAAATACCTCAAAGTAAAGTTCAGAACCCGATTTCGGGTACGTTAAGGGATAGTGGAGAAAGTATTGGGGTTATAAATTATGAACCTAATAACTTGAGCAGTGTTCATGGGGAAAGGCTTCAGAGTAAAATTAAGAACCCGATTTCGGGTATGTTAAGGGGTAGTGGAGAAAGTACTTGTATAAGTGATGCTCAGGGTAGATTGGACGATTTAGATAGAGGGCCCCACTTTGACAATTTAGGTAGTTCTGGAGATAGAGAAAGTAACTCCCGACCAACAAATGGCAATGTCCGGGAAAGAAGGTCCCAATTTAATGATTTGGGTAGTTCTGGGGCTGTAGAGAGTGACTCTCGATCCACATATGGTAATGTTCGGGGAAGAAGGTCCCAGATTGATGATTTGGTTAGTTCTGGGGCTAGAGGAAGTGACTCCCAAATAACAAAAGGTAATATCTGGGAAAGAGGGTCCCAATGTGATGAATTGGGTAGATTAGGAGCTGGTGAAAGTAAATTCCGACTTTCGGAGAGAAATGGTCTGGACACAAAGTCCACGGGAGACAAACTATCACATCAGTTTAGGTACAAGGAAATAACCCAAGACCAAACATGTGATGAACGTGCCATAAGAGAGAGGCCAGCTACTGTGGCACAAGTAATGGACAAATTGACTTGCTTGTGCCGAGGGTCTAAACCCATAAAGAAGGTGTCAGCAGAGAAAAGCGTAGCTGCGGTCGCTCAAATGTCCCAAAGTAAGATGCTTGAACTCTCAAACATATCCAGACATATTGGACTAGATTATTGGAACTGGGAGAGAGTAAAATCAAAG